The Bacteroides sp. DNA segment GAAATTCTCAATCATAATAAGCAAAGGGCCTTGGGCAACGCCAATATAATCGTCATTTACCCAGTTGGCAGTATGGTTAAAGGAGTCATAAAACCCATACTTCCCCCAGATGCGATTACCATTTCTCTCAAACATGGATTTAACCGTGGGCAAAACGATTTCCGGGGCAAAAGGGAGGGAAGACAGAGCGGCATAAGGAGCAATGGTCCCATCATCAAAATAGTTATACTCCGGCCCTGCAGCACCCCTTCCGGCATATCCGTAAAAATGCCTGTCATCAAAGTTGTATACTTCACCGGGTCCATCACTGGCAGTCACCCCCCAGCATAATGAGTCATACCCAACCCATCCATGGGGGTTTTCTATGGCATATTGCTGTTGAACCAGGGTTGCCCGCCTTGAGTTTTCAAAATAATCAATGCCTTTTTCTTTCATATAGGGATCTACAAGTCCGCGAAAATCAATAAAGGCATGCGAAAACTGATGGCCAAAAAGCGGGGGAAATGCCACGTGGGAGAGTCCTTCATAGGGAGTTTGCCATTTGTAGGTTTCTATCCATGCAGCATAGCTTCTGTCCACGTTTTCCATATCCATCCCGGCCGCAAGGATATACAGGAAAAGCCCTTCATTATATCCATACCATCCCCAGTCAATCAGGCCGTCCTCGGGTTTCCACCCCATCGAAATGGTGTGGGGATGCCTGCTGTCATCCGGCATGTCAAAGAAATTCCAGTTCATCCGGTCCAGAAGCCTTCCTGAAAACTCCCGGATGGCTTTCTCTGTTTCATTGGCCTGACCATAATAATTCCGCGCAAAAAGTATTCCCATGGC contains these protein-coding regions:
- a CDS encoding glucoamylase family protein, whose amino-acid sequence is MKNVAIIFLGLILAACNANPNTEYKSFGKVDYSLSPEDEVLLDSIQEKTFQFFLHEHHPVWGIVKDRASRTAPSSIASTGFGIPCFAIGAERGWITREEAAKITFNVLDFLMSSEQSRDTNVTGYQGFYYHFLSMETGRRVWRSELSSIDTGLLAMGILFARNYYGQANETEKAIREFSGRLLDRMNWNFFDMPDDSRHPHTISMGWKPEDGLIDWGWYGYNEGLFLYILAAGMDMENVDRSYAAWIETYKWQTPYEGLSHVAFPPLFGHQFSHAFIDFRGLVDPYMKEKGIDYFENSRRATLVQQQYAIENPHGWVGYDSLCWGVTASDGPGEVYNFDDRHFYGYAGRGAAGPEYNYFDDGTIAPYAALSSLPFAPEIVLPTVKSMFERNGNRIWGKYGFYDSFNHTANWVNDDYIGVAQGPLLIMIENFRTGLVWDYVMIDPIIQKGLARLGFEYLEQ